A section of the Drosophila subobscura isolate 14011-0131.10 chromosome A, UCBerk_Dsub_1.0, whole genome shotgun sequence genome encodes:
- the LOC117896690 gene encoding uncharacterized protein LOC117896690, which translates to MYKSIFPVQPFNDRASKMMHTMMVKASQDLPPFIYGDHRDSLNMMTYRRNMKQELEDYCSPTWIRYRAKKNKMMPLLIDVMQSCIEFTHLSLMMRPVSLSEMASLESNMAAFRKHISMTPLYEKEQQQQRQRKIKACIFMGLTIAVTVGLLAYIFMSFK; encoded by the exons atgtataaatcaattttcccAG TCCAACCTTTCAACGATCGAGCCAGCAAAATGATGCATACAATGATGGTGAAAGCATCCCAAGACTTGCCACCATTTATCTATGGTGACCATCGTGATTCTCTTAATATGATGACATATCGCAGGAATATGAAACAAGAATTGGAGGATTATTGTTCGCCCACCTGGATAAGGTATCGAgcaaagaagaacaaaatgaTGCCGTTGCTGATAGACGTCATGCAGTCTTGCATTGAATTTACCCATCTCAGCCTAATGATGCGCCCAGTCTCCCTTAGCGAAATGGCCAGCCTTGAGTCAAACATGGCGGCATTCCGCAAGCACATTTCGATGACTCCTTTGTatgagaaggagcagcagcagcagcgtcagcgcaAAATAAAAGCGTGCATCTTCATGGGGCTGACCATTGCAGTGACGGTTGGACTCTTGGCATATATATTCATGTCATTCAAATAA
- the LOC117898953 gene encoding ATP-dependent DNA helicase DDX11 has translation MAQYSPRQCLDTPEATDFGFPFAPYAIQEQLMQELFSVLERRQVGIFESPTGTGKSLTLTCGALTWLHQHEELVRSELLQRIAEVEKEIDRLQASSAQAEDWISAQSESREQQVELQQLNRLRSLLEQREQQLARIRERTKERKKHQKFRTRTKPEGEQQQPEDIEPPSDADADSDSDHELADGPEEQSEDRYRAVQIFFCSRTHSQLAQIVAELRKTPHAAWVRCVSLGSRQQLCINPQVRKLRNVGLMNERCLDMARSKAPAPANPSKKSRLAVGAATSLSRCPFKTPALVESLRDVALCEPLDIEELAAEGSACGGCSYYASRSAQDDAQLVLLPYQLLLQQSARQQLGIDLRGSIVIVDEAHNLLDSIAQLHGSELTRSQLELARDQVTGYKEQYARRLSTRNLLRINQLIFVLRRLLKLLEPKAKEDGAPPQPPPPPPPVRMLRTYELSSEGDFDNIDLHALLEFCGRTRFAQKVQGHAARAQREPRPSENQPPASSRQTLLQRLAMQHQTLGKQPPGKRKLAETQPEAETEAEAESKEPQLERLAPSPIRPLLAFIETLTSNAADGRVLLNVQAGIVKYLLLDPAEHFDDILSEARAIVIAGGTMQPTQELKEQLFARCPERLVERFYSHVVPPDAVLPFVVAKGPTGASLCFSYAQRSTPVMLKELSMVLQNLCNVVPAGVVCFLPSYEYLDTVHSHLEQSGGLETIARKKRIFRESSGAADQLLQQYAEAPGLLLAVVGGKLSEGLNFADDLGRAVLVVGLPYPNRNAPELQQRMRHLDERLGPGAGNEYYENLCMKAVNQCIGRSVRHIRDYACVFLLDERYASARIRDKLPDWIARHIAEPNGIGFGAVQARTARFFKSR, from the exons ATGGCCCAATATTCGCCGCGCCAGTGCCTGGACACGCCCGAAGCCACTGACTTTGGTTTCCCCTTCGCCCCATACGCCATCCAGGAGCAGCTAATGCAGGAGCTCTTCTCGGTGCTGGAGCGCCGACAGGTAGGCATCTTCGAGAGTCCCACGGGCACAGGCAAGTCTCTGACCCTCACCTGCGGCGCCCTTACATGGCTGCACCAGCATGAGGAGCTGGTGCGCtccgagctgctgcagcgcatcGCCGAGGTGGAGAAGGAAATCGACCGCTTGCAGGCCTCCAGTGCACAGGCGGAGGACTGGATCAGTGCCCAGAGTGAGTCCCGGGAGCAGcaggtggagctgcagcagctaaACCGCCTCCGTTCGCTGCTGGAACAGCGAGAACAGCAGCTAGCGAGGATCAGGGAGCGCACCAAGGAGAGGAAGAAGCATCAAAAGTTCAGGACACGAACCAAGCCCGAaggggaacagcagcagccggaggacATTGAGCCTCCCTCCGACGCAGATGCAGACTCTGATTCCGACCACGAGCTGGCCGACGGTCCCGAGGAGCAGTCGGAGGATCGCTATCGCGCCGTGCAGATATTCTTCTGTAGCCGCACCCACTCGCAGCTGGCGCAGATCGTGGCTGAGCTGCGGAAAACACCACACGCGGCGTGGGTGCGTTGCGTCTCGCTGGGCTCccggcagcagctgtgcaTCAATCCGCAGGTGCGAAAGCTCCGGAACGTGGGCCTGATGAACGAGCGCTGCCTGGACATGGCCCGGAGCAAGGCCCCGGCCCCTGCCAATCCCAGCAAGAAGTCTCGTCTGGCGGTTGGAGCCGCCACCTCGCTCAGCCGCTGCCCCTTCAAGACGCCCGCGCTGGTGGAGAGCCTCCGGGATGTGGCCCTGTGCGAGCCGCTGGACATCGAGGAACTGGCCGCCGAGGGCAGCGCCTGCGGTGGCTGCTCCTACTACGCCTCCCGCTCGGCCCAGGACGATGcccagctggtgctgctgccctaccagcttctcctgcagcagtccgcccgccagcagctgggcaTCGACCTGCGTGGCTCCATTGTGATCGTGGACGAGGCGCATAACCTTCTCGACTCGATTGCCCAGCTGCACGGCTCAGAGCTGACCCGCTCCCAGCTGGAGTTGGCACGCGATCAGGTCACCGGCTACAAGGAGCAGTATGCGCGCCGCCTCAGCACCCGCAATCTGCTGAGGATCAACCAGTTGATTTTCGTTCTGCGCCGTCTACTGAAACTGCTCGAGCCGAAGGCCAAAGAAGACGGAGCtccgccacagccaccgccaccgccaccgcccgtGCGTATGCTGCGCACCTATGAGCTGTCCTCCGAGGGCGACTTTGACAACATCGATCTGCACGCCCTGCTGGAGTTCTGCGGCCGCACGCGGTTCGCCCAAAAGGTGCAGGGCCATGCGGCCCGGGCGCAGAGGGAGCCGCGTCCCAGCGAGAACCAACCGCCCGCCTCCAGTCGCcagacgctgctgcagcgcctggcCATGCAGCATCAGACGCTGGGGAAACAGCCGCCGGGAAAGCGCAAGCTGGCCGagacacagccagaggcagagacagaagcagaagcagagtcgAAGGAGCCGCAGCTGGAGAGGCTGGCACCCTCGCCCATTCGGCCGTTGTTGGCCTTCATCGAGACGCTCACCAGCAATGCCGCGGATGGACGAGTGCTGCTTAATGTCCAGGCGGGAATCGTCAAgtatctgctgctggatcCCGCCGAGCACTTTGACGACATCCTCTCGGAGGCCAGAGCG ATTGTCATTGCTGGTGGCACGATGCAGCCCACgcaggagctgaaggagcaaCTGTTTGCCCGCTGCCCGGAGCGGCTGGTGGAGCGCTTCTACAGCCATGTGGTGCCGCCGGATGCGGTGCTGCCGTTTGTGGTGGCCAAGGGACCGACTGGAGCCAGCCTCTGCTTCAGCTATGCCCAGCGTAGCACTCCCGTCATG CTGAAGGAACTGTCGATGGTGCTGCAGAACCTGTGCAATGTCGTGCCTGCAGGCGTTGTCTGCTTTCTGCCGTCGTACGAGTACCTGGACACGGTCCACAGCCATCTCGAGCAGAGCGGTGGCCTGGAGACCATTGCCCGAAAGAAGCGCATATTCCGCGAGTCCTCTGGGGCCGCAgatcagctgctgcagcagtacGCAGAGGCTCCTGGCCTCCTGCTGGCCGTCGTCGGTGGTAAACTGTCCGAGGGACTGAACTTTGCCGACGACCTGGGACGGGCCGTGCTCGTTGTGGGCCTGCCCTATCCGAATCGAAATGCAcccgagctgcagcagcggatGCGGCATCTGGACGAGCGCCTGGGCCCCGGCGCCGGCAACGAGTATTACGAGAATCTCTGCATGAAGGCGGTCAATCAGTGCATCGGCCGCTCTGTGCGCCACATACGGGACTACGCGTGTGTCTTTCTGCTGGACGAACGCTATGCCAGCGCCAGGATTCGGGATAAGCTGCCGGACTGGATAGCCCGGCACATTGCGGAGCCCAACGGCATTGGATTTGGTGCTGTTCAGGCACGAACCGCCCGCTTCTTTAAAAGTAGATGA
- the LOC117903121 gene encoding activating transcription factor 3 isoform X1, producing MFNSNITAASLLSIENSGLNLGAHTPKTPEILNSLIAMTNPLDNYSFAAAAAVSAAVSASSAASTPVVSVRNFNGHPTNGQLHSQDSSHSSCSASPLDSPAGGTATMPSVQQTKSQLIKTGLKLAIQSKRKLSTCDSSSGSEQPQSKCSRRSSSMNNNSSSINNNCNNTSHSFSMNDDDEESSEDEDSETKSTPKGLTPEDEDRRRRRRERNKIAATKCRMKKRERTQNLIKESEVLDTQNVELKQQVRSLETERRKLLEMLQNHANAMSPGCLRTGGCQLPAVLLQSPAQKYLSELELEGQSSSEVNISGSLSGSGSGSGSISGSGSVSSSSSSSQRMSIPSMATFKFGSKTAAMAAAAAAAAQVQQQQQQLPNGYCKPSPSPQEFEHAGYLSSPNQQQQQQQQQQQQQQQQQQQHQQSMNPASSNNNSNEQQQQQQQQSNGSSLVVSNQQVSDYVPNCDGLSMALGLASLPLPLPLPLPLLPASTPTSSSSSSSSSNQTGSAASTPTSIAIEFVKNELVDAQSPYTTALSAERFLFEPSDGFPDIKHAVSVLPTSGINSLNMASVVHANSGGGATGHHHSHQHHSHSHNHHNNNNNNNNHLMDFHHGLQSNGLGVGVGVGVGVGVGVMTPSCYDDEQLLLMKNGCFANDLLSQLADDGTDYVDLDTGAAAFMTNGGCLA from the exons ATGTTCAACTCAAACATAACCGCCGCCTCGCTGCTCAGCATCGAGAACAGCGGCCTTAATCTGGGCGCCCACACACCCAAAACACCCGAGATCCTCAACTCCCTGATCGCCATGACCAATCCATTGGATAACTATAGCTTcgccgctgcggcagctgtCTCGGCGGCCGTCTCAGCATCATCGGCCGCCTCCACGCCCGTCGTCAGTGTCAGGAATTTCAATGGACATCCAACCAATGGGCAG TTGCATTCGCAGGACAGCAGTCATTCCAGTTGCTCCGCATCGCCGCTTGATTCGCCAGCGGGTGGCACTGCCACCATGCCCAGCGTGCAACAG ACAAAATCGCAGCTGATCAAAACCGGCCTGAAGCTGGCCATCCAGAGCAAGCGCAAGCTCTCGACCTGCGACTCCAGCAGCGGGTCGGAGCAGCCACAATCGAAGTGCTcccgcaggagcagcagcatgaacaacaacagcagcagcatcaacaacaactgcaacaacacgagccacagcttcagcatgaacgacgacgacgaggagtcCAGCGAGGATGAGGACAGCGAGACCAAGTCCACGCCCAAGGGCCTCACGCCCGAGGACGAGGATCGGCGAAGGAGGCGCCGGGAGCGCAACAAGATTGCGGCGACCAAGTGCCGCATGAAGAAGCGCGAACGCACCCAGAACCTCATCAAGGAGTCGGAGGTGCTGGACACCCAGAATgtggagctgaagcagcaggTGCGCAGCCTCGAAACGGAGCGACgcaagctgctggagatgCTCCAGAATCATGCGAATGCCATGTCCCCTGGCTGCCTGAGAACCGGCGGGTGTCAGCTGCCTGCCGTTCTGCTGCAGTCGCCTGCCCAGAAATATCTCTCGGAATTGGAGCTGGAGGGCCAGTCGTCATCGGAGGTCAACATCTCGGGTTCCCtctcgggctctggctctggctcgggttccatctctggctctggctcggtgtcgagcagcagctcttcGTCCCAAAGGATGAGCATACCATCGATGGCCACCTTCAAGTTTGGCTCCAAGACAGCggccatggcagcagcagcagcggcggcagcgcaggtccagcagcaacagcagcagctacccaATGGCTACTGCAAGCCATCGCCCAGCCCACAGGAGTTTGAGCATGCCGGATACCTGAGTTCtcccaaccagcagcagcagcaacaacagcaacagcaacaacagcaacaacagcagcagcagcagcatcagcaatcCATGAATcccgccagcagcaacaacaacagcaacgaacagcagcaacagcagcagcagcaaagcaatggcagcagcctcGTTGTGAGCAATCAGCAGGTCTCCGATTATGTCCCAAATTGCGATGGCCTCAGCATGGCATTGGGTCTGGCatcgctgccattgccactgccactgccactgcccctcctGCCAGCGAGTacacccaccagcagcagctcctcgagcagcagcagcaatcagaCCGGCTCGGCCGCCTCCACGCCCACCAGCATCGCCATTGAGTTCGTGAAGAATGAACTCGTGGATGCCCAGAGCCCCTATACCACGGCCCTCAGTGCGGAGCGTTTTCTGTTCGAGCCGAGCGATGGTTTTCCGGACATCAAGCATGCCGTGAGTGTCCTGCCCACCAGCGGCATCAATAGCCTCAATATGGCCAGTGTTGTCCATGCAAACAGTGGCGGCGGAGCGACAGGAcaccaccacagccaccagcaccacagccacagccacaaccaccataacaacaacaacaacaacaataaccacCTGATGGACTTCCATCATGGCCTACAAAGCAATGGCCTGGGCGtcggtgtgggcgtgggtgtcGGCGTGGGCGTTGGCGTGATGACACCCTCCTGCTACGAtgacgagcagctgctgctgatgaagaaCGGATGCTTCGCCAACGATCTGCTGTCCCAGCTGGCGGACGATGGCACGGACTATGTGGATCTGGACACCGGCGCCGCTGCTTTCATGACCAATGGTGGCTGCCTGGCGTGA
- the LOC117903121 gene encoding activating transcription factor 3 isoform X2 translates to MFNSNITAASLLSIENSGLNLGAHTPKTPEILNSLIAMTNPLDNYSFAAAAAVSAAVSASSAASTPVVSVRNFNGHPTNGQLHSQDSSHSSCSASPLDSPAGGTATMPSVQQTKSQLIKTGLKLAIQSKRKLSTCDSSSGSEQPQSKCSRRSSSMNNNSSSINNNCNNTSHSFSMNDDDEESSEDEDSETKSTPKGLTPEDEDRRRRRRERNKIAATKCRMKKRERTQNLIKESEVLDTQNVELKQQVRSLETERRKLLEMLQNHANAMSPGCLRTGGCQLPAVLLQSPAQKYLSELELEGQSSSEVNISGSLSGSGSGSGSISGSGSVSSSSSSSQRMSIPSMATFKFGSKTAAMAAAAAAAAQVQQQQQQLPNGYCKPSPSPQEFEHAGYLSSPNQQQHSSSSISNP, encoded by the exons ATGTTCAACTCAAACATAACCGCCGCCTCGCTGCTCAGCATCGAGAACAGCGGCCTTAATCTGGGCGCCCACACACCCAAAACACCCGAGATCCTCAACTCCCTGATCGCCATGACCAATCCATTGGATAACTATAGCTTcgccgctgcggcagctgtCTCGGCGGCCGTCTCAGCATCATCGGCCGCCTCCACGCCCGTCGTCAGTGTCAGGAATTTCAATGGACATCCAACCAATGGGCAG TTGCATTCGCAGGACAGCAGTCATTCCAGTTGCTCCGCATCGCCGCTTGATTCGCCAGCGGGTGGCACTGCCACCATGCCCAGCGTGCAACAG ACAAAATCGCAGCTGATCAAAACCGGCCTGAAGCTGGCCATCCAGAGCAAGCGCAAGCTCTCGACCTGCGACTCCAGCAGCGGGTCGGAGCAGCCACAATCGAAGTGCTcccgcaggagcagcagcatgaacaacaacagcagcagcatcaacaacaactgcaacaacacgagccacagcttcagcatgaacgacgacgacgaggagtcCAGCGAGGATGAGGACAGCGAGACCAAGTCCACGCCCAAGGGCCTCACGCCCGAGGACGAGGATCGGCGAAGGAGGCGCCGGGAGCGCAACAAGATTGCGGCGACCAAGTGCCGCATGAAGAAGCGCGAACGCACCCAGAACCTCATCAAGGAGTCGGAGGTGCTGGACACCCAGAATgtggagctgaagcagcaggTGCGCAGCCTCGAAACGGAGCGACgcaagctgctggagatgCTCCAGAATCATGCGAATGCCATGTCCCCTGGCTGCCTGAGAACCGGCGGGTGTCAGCTGCCTGCCGTTCTGCTGCAGTCGCCTGCCCAGAAATATCTCTCGGAATTGGAGCTGGAGGGCCAGTCGTCATCGGAGGTCAACATCTCGGGTTCCCtctcgggctctggctctggctcgggttccatctctggctctggctcggtgtcgagcagcagctcttcGTCCCAAAGGATGAGCATACCATCGATGGCCACCTTCAAGTTTGGCTCCAAGACAGCggccatggcagcagcagcagcggcggcagcgcaggtccagcagcaacagcagcagctacccaATGGCTACTGCAAGCCATCGCCCAGCCCACAGGAGTTTGAGCATGCCGGATACCTGAGTTCtcccaaccagcagcagca cagcagcagcagcatcagcaatcCATGA